The Spinacia oleracea cultivar Varoflay chromosome 2, BTI_SOV_V1, whole genome shotgun sequence DNA segment TCATTAAGCGATAacggacgaccatcttctatttcacggaaaggaagcgaagaggatTTGAGAGCCATTTTAATTTAGTCCATTATATCCCAAAGGCAAAAGAATAAATAAATCCATGgctccgtcaaaaaaaaaaaaaaaaaaacttctgcTTAAAAGAAATTCAATATAAATGAATAAATGAtacaataaataaattatcaatttcaacataaacccATTAATCTAGTGCACAAGTTCCACATATCACACCAAGAATGACAATTATACATAGCGATAAAAAGTGATCAGAATGGTAGACAAGATATTCTTTTTGTTTTACCTCCACAAAACCATCACCAAAATTCACACCATCTCCAAAATTGTACGTCCGAGCAAGATGACGATTAAGCGAGAAAGAGTTAAACTGGGTAAGGATGAAAATCTTCCTAATGCCACTGTTGATGCAGTTGCTCATAGGCACATCAATAAGCCTGTAACACCCTCCAATTGGCACCTGCAGTAACAACAATTTGGAAAAAGATTAAAGACATTTTAACCTTTCAACACCAAATTTGCTCCAAAACCAGTCATGTCTAGTTCAAATACaacacaaaaattaaaaattttgacaTTCATATAACATTTCACACGAAAAAACGTTTATAAATAAGCAAAACGTTAAACATTCTACAACATCGTACCGCCGGCTTAGCTCTCCGGCCGGTCAGAGGAAAGAGGCGAGTCCCAGCACCTCCACCCAATATTATGGCAGCCACATCTTTTGGGTCGGCTCTCGGAGTTTCAAACAAAGTCTGCTCAAATCTCTGTTTTACAATAAATCAAACAAAACTATTAAATTTCCAACAAAAACACaacttttttttagaaaaaataaaaattggaaaATTATCAACATAACTTACCAGAGATTCTTTAACGCTTTGATTAAAATCAGAGGTGAGAACAGAATAAGCAATCCCAGGCTTAATTACTCTTTTGCCATTTCCATTCATCCTTAAATTCCTCGAAAACAGAATTCTCAGATCCCTATTCTTCAGATTTTGACTGATTCTCTCCCCCAGAAACCGATTCATCCCAGATTCtgatatgtgtacatttttagGGTTCATCACTGCTGAGCCCATAGCTTCTCCTTAAATCTGCATCATTTACAAAAGGCAAATAAATACAAAAAAGATCACCTTATTTTTGCAGGAGTGAATCTATCCATCAATTTCTTAACTATTATATTAAAAAGAATTTAAGTGAAAAAGTATAAACAAATCCTACCAACTTTATAATTATTGTTAAAAGTGGAATATTTTTAAGACCCCAGATCATGATTCAATCATTTGtcaaattaaaaattacaaaatcaGAAAAGTTACATGGAATACCCAGAGAAAAAATTGATGCGAAATAATGAAGAGAATCCGAATCTGAGTTTCGGAAATAGCAAGAATATAAACAAAATGGAGAGGAGGCAAGATAAATTTGGGAAGGAGGTCACAAGATGCAATGCAATGTGATCTTAGGCGATTTTAATAATGGGAGATGAAGCGGAAGGCAAATTGCCAAATTTGTACTTGGAGAGTGTGATCAATGATAattttttctgattttgttTACGCTTTTGAATGAGTGATGTGGATGtgctattttttaatttattttctgttgtGATGAAAGTTTAATAACAATGCATCCCGTGAAAGTCGTTTATACATTGTTATAAAAGTGAAAATGAATAGATGATGTGGAGTATTCATTTTAGAGTTGGGTTTTTAAGTTGAGTCGAGTCGATACAATTACAAGAGTTATTAAGCCCGATATGAAATTAGATTGGTTCATTATAAGCCTATTATTGGTTTAACATGACATAAGAAGATATGGTGCTCCATTACTTTCAAAAATCTGTACGAGGATAATACATCGACATGTATTTTGGATCGCTTATTTTCACCTAAAACAAAATATCTAAAAATATTAAGCGGGCTTCCACGGAGATGTGACATCGCGAAAATTTCcgcttttgaattttgtttatTGCTTTTGAATGTGTGATGTGGATGTGTTgttctttaatttattttctgttgtGATGAAAGTTTAATAACAATACCTTCTATAGTTCCGTGGAATTCGTTTATACaatgttaaaaaataaaaatgaataaatGACGTGAAGTATTCATTTTAGAGTTGGGTATGAGCCGAGTTGATACAACTACAAGAGGTATTAAATCCGACATGAAATTAGACTGGTTCGTCATGAGTCTGTTATTAGTTAAACACGACATAAGAGGATATGGCGCTCCATTACTTTCGAAAATTTGTACGAGCACAATATGTCGACATGTGTTTTGGATCGCTtattttcaactaaaataaaacaTCTTAAAATATTAAGTGGGCCTGCACACACCACGCTACACGTGATATTCTTTAATACGTGTGTATTTCATTGTTTCGGAAAATTTTATCGATTCACATCTCCGTGGAATCCGTTTGCAAATAAATGTACAAACACGAGGGTCATTAAAAATGATACGGAGCACGGAGTGCTAATGTTAGAGAATGTTAGCATTATATAATGATCAAGTCGATGCAAGGACCCATTAATCTTAATTATCATGTGTGTTGTTGAATCGGCCCGACATTAGGGCATGGGCAAAGCTCAGAGCTTCGGAATGTCGCAAGAATATAAACAAAATGGAGAGGAGGCAAGATAAATTTGGGAAGGAGGTCACAAGATGCAATGCAATGTGATCTTAGGCGATTTTAATAATGGGAGATGAAGCGGAAGGCAAATTGCCAAATTTGTATTTGGAGAGTGTGATCAATGATAattttttctgattttgttTACCCTTTTGAATGAGTGATGTGGATGTGCTATTTTTTAATCTATTTTCTGTTGGGATGAAAGTTTCATAACAATGCATCCCGTGAAAATCGTTTATACATTGTTATGAAAGTGAAAATGAATAGATGATTTGGAGTATTCATTTTAGAGTTGGGTTTTTAAGTTGAGTCGAGTCGATACAATTACAAGAGTTATTAAGCCCGATATGAAATTAGATTGGTTTATTATGATCCTATTATTGGTTTAACATGACATAAGAGGATATGGTGCTCCGTTACTTTCAAAAATCTGTACGAGGATAATACATCGACATGTATTTTGGATCGCTTATTTTCACCTAAAACAAAATATCTAAAAATATTAAGCGGGCTTTCACGGAGATGTGACATCGCTAAAATTTTcgcttttgaattttgtttatTGCTTTTGAATGTGTGATGTGGATGTGCTgttctttaatttattttctgttgtGATGAAAGTTTAATAACAATACCTTCCATAGTTCCGTGGAAGTCGTTTATACaatgttaaaaaataaaatgaataaatGACGTGAAGTATTCACTTTAGAGTTGGGTATGAACCGAGTCGATACAACTACAAGAGGTATTAAGTCCGACATGAAATTAGACTAGTTCGTCATAAGTCTGTTATTAGTTAAACACAACATAAGAGGATATGGCGCTCCATTACTGTCGAAAATTTGTACGAGCACAATATGTTGACATGTGTTTTGGATCGCTtattttcaactaaaataaaacaTCTTAAAATATTAAGCGAGCCTGCACACACCACGCTACACGTGATATTCTTTAGTACTTGTGTATTTCATTGTTTCGGAAAATTTTATCGATTCACATCTCCGTGGAAGTCGTTTGCAAATGAATGTACAAACACGAGGGTCATTAAAAATGATACTGAGCACGGAGTGCTAATGTTAGAGAATGTTAGCATTATATAATGATCAAGTCGATGCAAGGACCCATTAATCTTAATTATCATGTGTGTTGTTGAATCGACCCGACATTAGGGCAGGGGCAAAGCTCTGAGCTTCGGAATGTCgcaaaaatataaacaaaatgGAGAGGAGGCAAGATAAATTTGGGAAGGAGGTCACAAGATGCAATGCAATGTGATCTTAGGCGATTTTAATAATGGGAGATGAAGCGGAAGACAAATTGCCAAATTTGTACTTGGAGAGTGCGATCAATGATAattttttctgattttgttTACGCTTTTGAATGAGTGATGTGGATgtgatattttttaatttattttctgttgtGATGAAAGTTTAATAACAATGCATTCCGTGAAAGTCGTTTATACATTGTTATAAAAGTGAAAATGAATAGATGATGTGGAGTATTCATTTTAGAGTTGGGTTTTTAAGTTGAGTCGAGTCGATACAATTACAAGAGTTATTAAGCCCGATATGAAATTAGATTGGTTCATTATGAGACTATTATTGGTTTAACATGACATAAGAAGATATGGTGCTCCGTTACTTTCAAAAATCGGTACGAGGATAATACATCGACATGTATTTTGGATCGCTTATTTTCACCTAAAACAAAATATCTAAAAATATTAAGCGGGCTTCCACGGAGATGTAACATCGCTAAAATTTCcgcttttgaattttgtttatTGCTTTTGAATGTGTGATGTGGATGTGCTgttctttaatttattttctgttaACAATACCTTACATAGTTCCGTGGAAGTCGTTTATACaatgttaaaaaataaaaatgaataaataacGTGAAGTATTCATTTAAGAGTTGGGTATGAGCCGAGTCGATACAACTACAAGAGGTATTAAGTCCGACATGAAATTAGACTGGTTCGTCATGAGTCTGTTATTAGTTAAACACGACATAAGAGGATATGTCGCTCCATTACTTTCGAAAATTTGTACGAGCACAATATGTCGACATGTGTTTTGGATCGCTtattttcaactaaaataaaatatcttaaAATATTAAGCGGGCCTGCACACACCACGCTACACGTGATATTCTTTTATACTTGTGTATTTCATTGTTTCGGAAAATTTTATCGATTCACATCTCCGTGTAAGCCGTTTGCAAATGAATGTACAAACACGAGGGTCATTAAAAATGATACGGAGCACGGAGTGCTAATGTTAGAGAATGTTAGCATTATATAATGATCAAGTCGATACAAGGACCCATTAATCTTAATTATCATGTGTGTTGTTGAATCGGCCCGACATTAGGGCAGGGGCGAAACACAAAAGCCCAACTGCTCTTATAGAAGAATAAGGCTATAAGTTGAAATTAGTATTTCTCTAATATAAGTTTGATAGCCCAAAGCCCATTTGCTAAAACATATACTTGTACTAAAAGGAAAAACTATTATACTAGCCTACTTGTAATGCCCACCTGTAGTTTGTAGTGATCTAGTATtgagaatttcaaaataataTCAAATATGTCCtaaattgaaagaaaaaaaaaaaacaattcaactTTAAAGAACAAAAATTCCATAATTTACCCAAGTTAAAATTAGTAGGTTACTATATATTTTTCTCTGAAAAGTAGAAGTCTTTCTTTCGTTTCTAAAATTTATTGAcgtaaaaaatataaatataaatataaaatgagTACTAATTAAGTTgtcctttttttaattattggaaGTTATTCCGGCCCCCTTTAAATATCAAGTGTAGCTTCGCTTTTGCATTAATTATGGTGTTAATTTGTTAATGAGTCCAAACTTTTACGACATTCGTATTTAGGATTTATATCCTAAATACAGATAATTATATAGAGACTCATTCAAACTCATCTACATATTTCATGCAAGATCTTCAACAATTTTTTCTTTTACAATTTGAATTACTTTATGgtaattaaaacaataaatatccCAAAGTAATATCACAAAGATTTTCAATTTTATACCGACTAGGACCATTAGGTCGAATAAACAACACTTTAGACGTGCTTAAATCACTTGTAAGCTGTAATCAAGTACGGATCATTTGATTTGGTTTTGCTTCAAATATTTTTAAATAAACATTCTCAAAACGTATACGAAATAACActattgtttgtttttgttttttttggtttaGCCATCTAAAAATGCCGCTAACCTTTgttttaaaatgatctttacacttttcattttagtccgtttcataatgatCTTTACGTTTGCTTTATACTATTTCTGGACATGAAATTTACTATATTACCCTTCTTAACCCATAACACTTATAATTTTCACTCAATTTCTTttactttattaatttttttcttacacatacCCCACCTTTTACCCATTTATGttattttatccatattttattatatttcccCATCTTTTTACACACTCTTCCTTTATTTCCTAATATTTATGCAAACAGTCACCGTgaatatcattttgaaacggagaccCATTATCTCTCTACTGTTGTGTTgaatactaaaaaaaaaattactattgTGTTGAATGAGTTGGGATAATGAAAGAAAATTTTGCTCATACGAAATAACAAGCCAATTTGCATCATGAATCATCACTTATCAAAGATTGCACTCAAATATTACATGTCATGAATCAGCACTTGATCAGAGATTGCACTTAAATGTCAAGTGTCAAGTTAATGCGAAGGATTATGATTTATAATTTGGTTGTTAAGAGAGTAAAAGACAATTGATGAGTGTGTTGTGTGCATTgtgtatatacttcctccattcttatttatatgataCAATAGGGTTTTgaacactattcacacaatcttctttgactttcttttgtggtttatacttaagtaaaaacatagtcatgtgagatcttgttagattcgtttcaataaatattttttaaatatcaactttttatgattttttcttatccaaaattgaagatattaatgtttaaaatcGTGCATTGAAAAACGTGACTAAATAACTGTGTCAtttaaataagaacagaggaagtatctAAGAAAAAAGATGAAATAATAGCTATTACAAGTGCAAAAACCCTGTAAGATAGTTACACATggcaaaataaaatgaaataaaagggtgtttttttttgttttcctatagaaatatgaaactaaaatgcatACATGTTCTCTAGTAGCATCCTGTATATTCCCTTGAAATATCTATACCCGTATGTACGATTGTCAACAATTAATACCACACAAAACAACCCGAAAACATTAAAGTAGCCCGATGCGACACATTCGAATTGCATGAGCTTATGGTCTTAGAGCCATTCTAATGGGGAGTTATAAGGTGGTTTTGCTAAGTTTGCCACATTAAATTTATAGCTACGGTTAGTTTAAGCTATAAAGTTCTACATTGGTTTTGGTATAATACTTTGCAGTTCCCTATAacatgtaatttatttatttaatctaaaataaattatttaatattcaACAAGATTTTGAATTACCTGCTCAAAATAACTATAAAAATCTGATAGCTGTTTATATCATTGATGTACCAACAATTGACTATTTgctcatatattttttttttattttctatttcctcatgtattttttttattttttttatttttatacgaaTAACCACTGAAGTTGCTCTTAGTGGCATACTACTATTACATGACACAAAACCGACATATGTACTTCGtacgcaaatttttggctatacccgggtacagccaaagctggctgtacccccattcaaaacgatgtcgttttgtgttgtttaaaatgaacattaatatactggtacaaaaatgaacatttactatttcggaaatgaacatttatttatttatttggaatgaacatttactattttggaaatgaacatttatttatttatttggaaataaactacaaaaatgaacatttactgtttcggaaatgaacatttatttatttattaggaatgaatattttctattttggaaatgaatatttatttatttatttggaaataaacaatataggcgcttgtaaaaacataaaagaccaatgaagtgaacaatttcattatgaacattaaccatatatttattgtgaacaaacaaatagacaagaaagaacaaataattcaacaaaaaagaacaaacaatataaaaaagaacataaaattccagaaaaaagaacaaacaatacaacaattaggaacaattttatgatgaattttaaagccaacatgaaaaaacaaacaatacaacaagaaagaacaaacactagtacaaaaatgaacatttactatttcggaaatgaacatttatttatttatttggaatgaacatttactattttggaaatgaacatttatttatttatttggaaataaactacaaaaatgaacatttactatttcggaaatgaacatttatttatttatttggaatgaacatttactattttgaaaatgtacatttatttatttatttggaaataaacaatataggcgcttgtaaaaacataaaagaccaatgaagtgaacaatttcattatgaaaattaaccatatatttattgtgaacaaacaaataaacaagaaagaacaaataattcaacaaaaaagaacaaacaatataaaaaagaacataaaattccagaaaaaagaacaaacaatacaacaattatgaacaattttatgatgaattttaaagccaacatgaaagaacaaacaatacaacaagaaagaacaaataataaagcagataattatcatgaacaaacaaataaacaagaaagaacaaataattcaacaaaaaagaacaaacaatataaaaaagaacataaaattccagaaaaaaagaacaaacaatataacaattatgaacaattttatgatgaattttaaagccaacacgaaagaacaaacaatacaacaataagtttgatgaatgaatttaaaaaacaacaagaaagaacaaatagtacaacaagaaagaacaaacaatacaaaaagaaagaataaaagatgaatgaagagtttaattatgaacattaaccatatgattattataaacaaacaaataaacaagaaagaacaaacaatataaaaaagaacataaaattccagaagaaagaacaaaaaatacaacaattatgaaaatttgatgatgaatttaaaaaacaacaagaaagaacaaacagtacaacaaaaaagaacaaacaatacaacaagaatgaacaaacagtacaataaaaaagaacaaacagtcgacaagaatgaacaaacaatatgagcgcgtcgtttttggtggtacagccagagctggctgtacccgggtacagcagttagcaATTGGTACTTCGTATATTCCAATCCGTTTCACAAACCTGATTTGGTAGCTTCTAGTGTTATGGGCTTATTGGGCTACCTTGATGGAGAATAAGTGAACAATTACTCGTACATGTCGTAAGTTGGGCCTAACCGAAACTTAACATTTTCCAATCACTAAACTCATCATAAGTCAAAATTCTCATATTACCACATCCACTGAAAAAACccacatttctctctcctctcctcacAAGAGTAGCAACAATGGTGCTTACCCTATCCAACCAATTCCTAGCAAAAATCCCAGCAACCCCAAAAACCTTAACCCTCCCAAAAACATCATCTTCAACCCTCCGCCCACAATGGAGCTGTCGGAAATCAGACATTCACCCAGAATTCCGCGAGGATGCCAAGGTCTACTGCAATGGTGAACTGGTTATGACAACCGGTGGGACCCAAAAGGATTACACCGTTGAAGTTTGGTCGGGAAACCACCCTTTTTACCTCGGAAATCGGTCGGCTCTTCTTCTTGATGCTGATCAAGTCGAGAAGTTTAGGAAGAAGTACGGCGAATTGACTCAGATTATGGAGATTCCTGTGCTTAAGGGTGAGATTATTCTTCCTCCTAAAAAGAAAAGTAAGGCCAAGAAGAAGTAAGAGGTAAGAGAGAGTGAAGATTTCTGGGTAATTTTAATTGCGTTTGTTTTAGGTTTAATTTTATGTTTTCTGTAAAATTTGGTTTGTGTAATGTTGGTAAATTTGGGTATTGATTTTGGTTATGAAAATATGAAATGAAATGTTTGTGTTTATGGGTAGTTTTGGTATTCAAATCGATGTTAATTAAGGTTTCAATGTGTTTATTTTGGGTGCGATTATGATTTATGATCCTAATTGATGATGCTAATCTGTCTAATTGTTGGTTGGGTGCTAAATGCAACTTTAGGCTGATTATGTGCGTTTAATTGAGATTTGCTTGTGTACCCTTTCGAAATTGACAAGAAATCAGCTCAGGCTCAGATTAGGTCTGCCAAAATGTTGGAATTTAAATCACCTATTGTGTTTTGCTATTTTgttacaagaagggattgtCTTGGGTTTCAATGGTTTTTGCAGTTGAATTGAGTTGAGTAACAAGCTTTTGAGACGATTCTAGTTGACATGTCTTGGGGTGTTGTATCGGTGATGGCTGGAATTGTTTTAGGAAATTAGGCATCAAATGACGCTTTTGTGTAATGTAACTCGTGACTGGAAGTTATTGTTTCGGTAGTAGTTGACAAAAGCCTATATTGTGATCCAAGATTAGCAAGTTGCTTTCATAATTTATGTAGTGGGGGGAATTAAGGATCATTTGAGGCGTGTTCATGTAGTTTGTGTCATTTTGCTACAATTGGATGTGAATAAAGAATTGAGCTTAGTACTCTAATTCATGATGAAAATGTGATAGATTGACCGGGCATTAGAAATGCTTTGCTTGCTTGGTTTTACTAGGATaagttttgttgttgtttaccAACAAATACACACTCTTTTGCGCTAGGAATGCATAGACATAAGAAATAGCCTATACTTTGGTATTATGGTGCTGCCAGAGATTGATGCACAGCTTAGATATCCTGTATCTAATTCACATTCCAAGCATATCAATTACCTTGAAAATTAATGTCTTTGAGCATCCTAAAAAGGACATTGGTTAGCAGATGTTGGTAAATAAATTTGAGGTACCTATACATAAATTGTTGTTCTTGGGGTCAAATGCATCCACCAATTAAGAAGAAAAGGTGTATTTGCTCAACATGGGAGAAGTGTGTTTAAACCCATTAGTAAGCCACCCATACTTAACACTTCAATTTGGGGCATTGTAATGCTATTAATATC contains these protein-coding regions:
- the LOC110792279 gene encoding 50S ribosomal protein L31, chloroplastic-like, whose translation is MVLTLSNQFLAKIPATPKTLTLPKTSSSTLRPQWSCRKSDIHPEFREDAKVYCNGELVMTTGGTQKDYTVEVWSGNHPFYLGNRSALLLDADQVEKFRKKYGELTQIMEIPVLKGEIILPPKKKSKAKKK